A genomic window from Populus alba chromosome 19, ASM523922v2, whole genome shotgun sequence includes:
- the LOC118056543 gene encoding laccase-14-like, producing the protein MGISRLGFIVGLIWFMAMDWQVLCMAQSNVHHYNFVLQQAQFTRLCETKTMLTVNGSFPGPTIHARKGDTFYVNVHNEGEYGVTIHWHGVKQPRNPWSDGPENVTQCPIQPGKNFTYEVILSDEEGTLWWHAHSDWTRATVHGAIVISPARGTTYPFPAPYAEQTIIIGSWFKGDVKAVIDEALATGEGPAISNSLTINGQPGDLYPCSDKNTYRLKVNSGRTYLLRVINAVMNEEQFFGIAGHSLTVVGQDAAYIKPITTKYIMITPGQTMDILVTANQPPSYYYIASHSFADGAGIAFDNTTTTAIFQYNGNYRRPSSIPLPVLPIFNDTAAAENYTSRVRGLASSDHPVNVPRTVNRSLYITIALNFLPCTEATCTGSNRLAASMNNVSFQFQPIDILQAYYRSINGVFDADFPSEPQKFFNFTGNMTSINVATARATKVTMLNYGEAVEIVFQGTNLLAEMNHPIHLHGFSFYLVGHGKGNFNNVTDPKSYNLIDPPEINTVALRRSGWAAIRFVANNPGVWFIHCHLEKHSSWGMDTVLIVRNGRTRSQSMRPPPASLPSCS; encoded by the exons ATGGGGATAAGCAGGTTGGGTTTTATCGTAGGGCTGATATGGTTTATGGCCATGGACTGGCAGGTCCTTTGCATGGCTCAAAGCAATGTTCACCACTATAATTTTGTT CTACAACAAGCCCAGTTCACAAGACTGTGCGAGACAAAGACTATGCTTACTGTAAATGGAAGTTTTCCAGGGCCAACAATACATGCTCGTAAAGGCGATACATTTTATGTCAATGTGCACAATGAAGGAGAATACGGTGTCACGATTCATTG GCATGGAGTGAAGCAACCAAGAAATCCATGGTCTGATGGCCCCGAGAATGTCACACAGTGCCCAATTCAGCCAGGAAAAAACTTCACGTACGAGGTCATATTATCTGATGAAGAAGGAACTCTGTGGTGGCATGCACATAGCGACTGGACTCGAGCCACAGTCCATGGTGCCATTGTCATCTCGCCGGCTCGTGGAACCACTTATCCGTTTCCCGCACCTTATGCAGAACAAACAATTATTATTG GATCTTGGTTTAAGGGTGATGTGAAGGCGGTGATTGACGAAGCTCTTGCAACTGGTGAGGGACCTGCAATATCCAACAGTCTTACCATCAATGGCCAGCCAGGAGATCTATATCCATGCTCCGATA AAAACACATACCGATTGAAGGTTAATTCAGGCAGGACTTACCTTCTGCGAGTCATAAATGCGGTGATGAACGAAGAACAATTCTTCGGAATTGCGGGCCATAGCCTCACAGTTGTTGGACAAGACGCTGCATACATAAAACCCATAACCACCAAATACATAATGATCACCCCAGGACAGACAATGGACATTTTGGTCACAGCAAATCAGCCTCCAAGCTATTATTACATTGCTTCTCACTCTTTTGCTGATGGTGCTGGTATTGCTTTTGACAACACCACTACTACAGCTATTTTCCAATATAATGGCAACTATCGCCGCCCTTCATCTATTCCACTCCCAGTCCTCCCAATATTTAACGATACTGCGGCTGCAGAAAACTACACCAGTCGTGTCAGGGGTTTAGCTAGCAGTGACCACCCTGTTAATGTCCCTCGAACAGTTAACCGGAGTCTTTATATTACaattgctttgaattttttgcCTTGCACCGAGGCAACATGCACAGGATCAAATCGGTTAGCTGCAAGCATGAACAACGTCAGTTTTCAATTTCAGCCAATTGATATATTGCAAGCCTACTATAGAAGTATCAATGGTGTTTTCGACGCAGATTTCCCAAGTGAGCCACAAAAGTTTTTCAACTTCACTGGAAATATGACGAGTATCAATGTCGCTACGGCCAGAGCAACAAAGGTGACGATGTTGAATTATGGAGAAGCAGTTGAGATAGTCTTTCAAGGGACTAATTTGTTAGCTGAGATGAACCATCCTATCCATCTCCATGGATTTAGTTTCTACTTGGTTGGTCATGGCAAGGGTAATTTCAACAACGTGACTGATCCCAAGTCTTACAACTTGATCGATCCTCCTGAAATCAACACCGTTGCACTTCGTCGGAGTGGGTGGGCTGCCATCAGATTTGTCGCCAACAATCCTG GGGTGTGGTTCATCCATTGTCACTTGGAAAAGCACTCAAGCTGGGGCATGGACACTGTTCTCATCGTGAGGAACGGCAGAACAAGGTCACAAAGTATGCGCCCTCCTCCGGCGTCCCTGCCGTCTTGCTCCTAG